From one Mustela nigripes isolate SB6536 chromosome 16, MUSNIG.SB6536, whole genome shotgun sequence genomic stretch:
- the LOC132003817 gene encoding keratin-associated protein 17-1, with the protein MGCCPGDCFTCCPQDQDCCEVCCCQPACCGCCGSCCGCCGSCCGCGGSGCGGSGCGGCGNGCCGSGCCGSGCGSGCGGCGSGCCGSGCCGSSGCCGPVCCQPTPVCETK; encoded by the coding sequence ATGGGGTGCTGCCCAGGGGACTGCTTCACCTGCTGCCCTCAAGACCaagactgctgtgaagtgtgctgCTGCCAGCCCGCCTGCTGCGGCTGCTGTGGTTCCTGCTGCGGCTGCTGTGGTTCCTGCTGCGGCTGCGGGGGCTCTGGCTGCGGAGGCTCTGGCTGCGGAGGCTGCGGGAATGGCTGCTGCGGGAGTGGCTGCTGTGGCTCCGGCTGCGGCTCCGGCTGCGGGGGCTGTGGGAGCGGCTGCTGTGGGTCCGGCTGCTGCGGCTCGTCGGGGTGCTGTGGTCCTGTCTGCTGCCAGCCTACGCCTGTTTGCGAGACGAAATGA